The following proteins come from a genomic window of Streptomyces sp. NBC_01716:
- a CDS encoding sulfite exporter TauE/SafE family protein has protein sequence MDTISIWEFVALAAAAALVGFSKTAVSGANTVSLAVFAAVLPARESTGVLLPILIVGDTIAVLTYRRHAHWPTLWRLFPAVAAGVVVGTVFMLWADDGAVRVSIGSILLLMAGVTMWRRRYAPEEDTPQDSASLKGRVKARSYGVLGGFTTMVANAGGPVMSLYLLSAGFRKLGFLGTSAWFFLIVNTTKVPFSAGLGLIDRDSLTLDALLVFFVLPGALVGKLCVDRIDQRVFERLVIGATVLGGLQLLLR, from the coding sequence ATGGACACGATCAGCATCTGGGAATTCGTCGCGCTCGCCGCCGCCGCCGCGCTCGTCGGCTTCTCCAAGACGGCGGTCAGCGGCGCCAACACGGTCAGCCTCGCCGTGTTCGCCGCCGTGCTGCCGGCCCGTGAGTCGACCGGGGTGCTTCTGCCGATCCTCATCGTGGGCGACACCATCGCCGTGCTCACCTACCGCAGGCACGCGCACTGGCCGACGCTGTGGCGGCTCTTCCCGGCCGTCGCCGCCGGTGTGGTGGTCGGGACCGTCTTCATGCTGTGGGCCGACGACGGAGCCGTACGCGTGTCCATCGGCTCGATCCTCCTGCTGATGGCGGGCGTCACCATGTGGCGGCGCCGTTACGCGCCGGAGGAGGACACCCCGCAGGACTCGGCGTCGCTCAAGGGGCGCGTCAAGGCGCGCTCGTACGGGGTGCTCGGCGGGTTCACGACGATGGTCGCCAACGCGGGCGGGCCCGTCATGTCGCTGTACCTGCTGTCGGCGGGCTTCCGGAAGCTCGGCTTCCTGGGGACGTCCGCGTGGTTCTTCCTGATCGTCAACACCACCAAGGTGCCCTTCAGCGCGGGCCTCGGCCTGATCGACCGAGACTCGCTGACGCTGGACGCGCTGCTGGTGTTCTTCGTTCTGCCCGGCGCCCTCGTCGGGAAGCTGTGCGTGGACCGTATCGACCAACGGGTCTTCGAGCGGCTGGTGATCGGCGCGACGGTGCTGGGCGGCCTTCAACTACTGCTGCGCTGA
- a CDS encoding extracellular solute-binding protein translates to MRRGITATALVATLALAATACGGDDEESAGKSGSGELTGTVTWWDTSTVGSEDKVFKKLAEDFEAKHKGVDVKYVNVPFGEAQNKFKNAAQSGSGAPDVIRSEVAWTPEFADLGYLAPLDGTPALKDEKDFVPQAAASTRYEDKTYAVPQVIDSLGIFYNKKLFKEAGVEVPKTIAELKTVSKTIKDKTGKTGMYLRGDDAYRFLSFLYGEGGDLVNAKDKTVTVDSPAGVKAMEVVKDLVDSGAAKTDATDGWENMQAAFKDGDVAMMINGPWAIADTYAGPQFKDKTNLGVAPVPAGSAGQGAPQGGHNLAVYAGSKNLDASYAFIEYMSSAESQARITTELNLLPTRTSVYSRPEVAENEIVGFFKPVVDKAIERPWIPETGSLFAPLVTEYTKVLTGQTTPEKGVKATGDSYRELLKGWK, encoded by the coding sequence ATGCGACGTGGCATAACGGCCACCGCCCTGGTCGCGACCCTGGCGCTCGCGGCGACCGCCTGCGGCGGCGACGACGAGGAGTCCGCGGGCAAGTCGGGCTCGGGCGAGCTCACGGGAACGGTCACCTGGTGGGACACCTCGACGGTGGGCAGCGAGGACAAGGTCTTCAAGAAGCTCGCCGAGGACTTCGAGGCCAAACACAAGGGCGTCGACGTCAAGTACGTCAACGTGCCGTTCGGCGAGGCGCAGAACAAGTTCAAGAACGCCGCTCAGTCCGGCTCCGGCGCGCCCGACGTCATCCGCTCCGAGGTCGCCTGGACGCCCGAGTTCGCCGATCTCGGCTACCTCGCGCCGCTGGACGGCACGCCCGCGCTGAAGGACGAGAAGGACTTCGTACCGCAGGCCGCCGCCTCCACCAGGTACGAGGACAAGACGTACGCCGTCCCGCAGGTCATCGACTCCCTCGGCATCTTCTACAACAAGAAGCTCTTCAAGGAGGCCGGGGTCGAAGTCCCCAAGACCATCGCCGAGTTGAAGACGGTCTCGAAGACCATCAAGGACAAGACGGGCAAGACCGGGATGTATCTGCGCGGCGACGACGCGTACAGGTTCCTGTCGTTCCTCTACGGCGAGGGCGGCGACCTGGTCAACGCCAAGGACAAGACGGTCACCGTCGACAGCCCGGCCGGCGTCAAGGCCATGGAGGTCGTGAAGGACCTCGTCGACTCCGGCGCCGCCAAGACGGACGCCACCGACGGCTGGGAGAACATGCAGGCCGCCTTCAAGGACGGCGACGTGGCCATGATGATCAACGGCCCGTGGGCGATCGCCGACACCTACGCAGGACCGCAGTTCAAGGACAAGACCAACCTGGGAGTCGCCCCCGTGCCCGCCGGCTCGGCCGGCCAGGGCGCCCCGCAGGGCGGCCACAACCTCGCCGTCTACGCGGGCTCCAAGAACCTGGACGCCTCCTACGCGTTCATCGAGTACATGTCCTCCGCCGAGTCCCAGGCGAGGATCACCACCGAGCTCAACCTGCTGCCGACCCGTACCTCGGTCTACTCGCGGCCCGAGGTCGCGGAGAACGAGATCGTCGGCTTCTTCAAGCCCGTCGTCGACAAGGCCATCGAGCGCCCCTGGATCCCGGAGACCGGCAGCCTGTTCGCCCCGCTGGTGACCGAGTACACGAAGGTCCTCACCGGCCAGACCACCCCCGAGAAGGGTGTCAAGGCGACCGGCGACTCCTACCGCGAGCTGCTCAAGGGCTGGAAGTAA
- a CDS encoding NADPH-dependent F420 reductase has translation MTTIAVLGSGSVARALAGPWSDAGHTIVVGSRDPGRTAAERPLPGVHVTGLPDAARAADLVVNALPGTASLDVLTALAPHLAGKVLVDVANAVETDAQGFASATPYPGGSLAEEIQRALPAVRVVKTLNTVHVSLMAAPRTLATPPSAFLSGDDPGARKTVGALLTDLGWPPEWIVDLGDLRTARAPEAFLLLVGSLVRAWGPVPFAMSVAR, from the coding sequence ATGACCACCATCGCCGTCCTCGGCTCAGGCAGCGTCGCACGGGCCCTCGCGGGTCCCTGGAGCGACGCCGGCCACACGATCGTCGTGGGCTCCCGCGACCCCGGGCGGACCGCCGCCGAGCGGCCCCTGCCGGGCGTACACGTCACCGGTCTGCCGGACGCGGCACGGGCGGCCGACCTCGTGGTCAACGCCCTGCCCGGCACGGCCTCCTTGGACGTCCTCACGGCCCTCGCGCCCCACCTCGCGGGCAAGGTCCTCGTCGACGTCGCGAACGCGGTCGAGACGGACGCACAGGGCTTCGCTTCGGCCACCCCGTACCCCGGCGGGAGTCTCGCCGAGGAGATCCAGCGGGCGCTGCCCGCCGTACGCGTGGTGAAGACCCTCAACACGGTGCACGTGTCGCTGATGGCCGCCCCGCGCACCCTCGCGACCCCACCGTCGGCGTTCCTGTCCGGCGACGACCCCGGGGCCAGGAAGACGGTCGGCGCGCTGCTGACCGACCTGGGGTGGCCCCCGGAGTGGATCGTCGACCTCGGCGACCTGCGCACGGCACGGGCCCCGGAGGCGTTCCTGCTCCTGGTGGGGAGTCTGGTCCGCGCGTGGGGCCCGGTGCCGTTCGCGATGTCGGTCGCCCGCTGA
- a CDS encoding winged helix-turn-helix transcriptional regulator yields the protein MTTRTAAERRADARTSHLTRVADCPTNRLLERIGEKWVSLVLKELAGGPRRYGDLARTIASASPKMLTQTLRRLERDGLLSRTVTPAVPVRVEYALTPLGQSLMPVLYALSGWAERNIEQVEAARESYDVAQRSSS from the coding sequence ATGACGACCCGTACCGCCGCCGAGCGGCGGGCCGACGCCCGGACCTCGCATCTGACCCGGGTCGCCGACTGCCCGACCAACCGGCTGCTGGAGCGCATCGGTGAGAAGTGGGTCTCGCTGGTCCTCAAGGAACTGGCCGGCGGACCGCGCCGGTACGGCGACCTCGCCCGTACGATCGCGAGCGCCAGCCCCAAGATGCTGACGCAGACGCTGCGCAGGCTCGAACGCGACGGCCTGCTCTCGCGCACCGTCACCCCGGCCGTGCCGGTCCGGGTGGAGTACGCGCTCACGCCGCTGGGGCAGAGCCTGATGCCGGTGCTGTACGCCCTGTCGGGCTGGGCCGAGCGGAACATCGAACAGGTCGAGGCCGCACGGGAGTCGTACGACGTGGCTCAGCGCAGCAGTAGTTGA
- a CDS encoding LacI family DNA-binding transcriptional regulator yields the protein MTARLADIAAQAGVSEATVSRVLNGKPGVATATRESVLAALDVLGYERPVRLRRRSAGLVGLITPELENPIFPALAQVIGQALTRQGYTPVLATQTPGGSTEDELTEMLVDRGVSGIIFVSGLHADTSADMRRYEQLRAQGVPFVLVDGFSPQVRAPFISPDDRAAMRLAVTHLVSLGHRRIGLAVGPKRFVPVLRKIEGFRATMGEQLGLDSEETEELIEHSLYTLEGGQAATTALIGRGCTAVVCASDMMALGAIRAARQLGKDVPREVSVVGFDDSPLIAFTDPPLTTIRKPVPSMGQAAVRTLLEEIGGTPAPHSEFVFMPELVVRGSTASGPAPGPVG from the coding sequence ATGACCGCACGGCTAGCCGACATCGCAGCCCAGGCGGGGGTCAGCGAAGCGACGGTCAGCCGCGTACTGAACGGCAAACCGGGTGTTGCCACGGCCACCCGCGAATCCGTACTCGCCGCACTCGACGTCCTCGGCTACGAGCGCCCCGTGCGGCTGCGCAGACGCAGCGCCGGACTCGTCGGACTGATCACACCCGAGCTGGAGAACCCGATCTTCCCCGCGCTCGCCCAGGTCATCGGCCAGGCACTGACGCGCCAGGGCTACACACCCGTCCTCGCGACGCAGACCCCCGGCGGCTCCACCGAGGACGAGCTGACGGAGATGCTGGTCGACCGGGGCGTCTCCGGCATCATCTTCGTCTCCGGGCTGCACGCCGACACCTCGGCGGACATGCGGCGCTACGAGCAACTGCGCGCCCAGGGTGTGCCGTTCGTCCTTGTCGACGGTTTCTCGCCCCAGGTGCGCGCGCCGTTCATCTCGCCGGACGACCGGGCGGCGATGCGGCTGGCCGTGACGCATCTCGTCTCGCTGGGCCACCGCCGGATCGGTCTCGCCGTCGGACCGAAGCGGTTCGTGCCGGTGCTGCGCAAGATCGAGGGCTTCCGCGCGACCATGGGTGAGCAGCTCGGGCTGGACTCCGAGGAGACGGAGGAGCTGATCGAGCACTCCCTGTACACACTGGAGGGCGGCCAGGCGGCGACGACGGCGCTCATCGGGCGGGGCTGCACGGCGGTGGTGTGCGCGAGCGACATGATGGCGCTGGGCGCGATCCGCGCCGCAAGACAGCTCGGCAAGGACGTGCCGCGCGAGGTGTCCGTCGTCGGTTTCGACGATTCGCCGCTCATAGCGTTCACGGATCCGCCGCTCACCACCATCCGCAAGCCGGTGCCTTCGATGGGCCAGGCCGCGGTCCGTACGCTCCTGGAGGAGATCGGGGGGACACCGGCTCCGCACAGCGAGTTCGTCTTCATGCCGGAACTGGTCGTTCGCGGTTCAACCGCCTCCGGTCCGGCGCCGGGCCCCGTGGGGTGA
- a CDS encoding bifunctional [glutamine synthetase] adenylyltransferase/[glutamine synthetase]-adenylyl-L-tyrosine phosphorylase, producing MTVQGRRSSTFTRLLRHGFTDPSAAEDLLAVPEMAAVRGDSVLLDALGSTADPDLALRGLVRLAEAHDSDDRQVLLDTLIAAKPLRDRLLGVLGASEALGDHLARHPADWRVLVTYESTDLHPGVAEFETGLADANDVDSLRVAYRRCLLALAARDVCGTTDVAQTAAELADLATATLRAALAIARTSAPEDAAQCRLAVVALGKCGGQELNYVSDVDVIFVGEPAHTLVADHLAGEDTGDTSKTEAKAIQAATRLAAHMMRICSETTAEGTIWPVDANLRPEGRNGPLVRTLSSHLAYYQRWAKTWEFQALLKARAVAGDLALGRDYVDAVSPMVWQAADRENFVPDVQKMRRRVVDNIPVGQVDRELKLGPGGLRDVEFAVQLLQLVHGRSDASLRSGSTLVALRALAAGGYVGRTDAAQLDEAYRFLRSMEHHIQLFRLRRTHLVPDDEADLRRLGRTLGLRTEPVGELNRAWKRHASMVRRLHEKLFYRPLLDAVAQLAPGEIRLSTKAAGQRLGALGYADPVSALRHLEALSSGVSRKAAIQRTLLPVLLGWFADSADPDAGLLGFRKVSDALGKTPWYLRLLRDEGAAAENLARVLSAGRLAPDLLLRAPEAVAILGDPNGLRPRGRDHLEQEILAAVGRAETAEIAVAVTRGVRRRELFRTAAADIIGSYGTEESPAEEDPGALVDRVGNAVTDLNSATLSGALRAAVRQTWGDTLPARFAVIGMGRFGGHEQGYGSDADVLFVYEPREGVSHHEASRAAGTVISEMRRLLQLPASDPPLMIDADLRPEGKSGPLARTLASYAAYYRRWSLGWESQALLRAEPMAGDAELGREFIELIDPLRYPANGLSEAAVREIRRLKARMESERLPRGADPNLHTKLGRGGLSDVEWTVQLIQMRHAREVPGLRTTRTREALAAARSAGLISEEHAQVLDEAWVLATRVRNGVMLVRGRAGDTFPSAGRELAAMGRYLGYGPGSMAPGPSPYNGHTGDMIDDYLRTTRRARAVMDELFYGAV from the coding sequence ATGACGGTGCAGGGACGCAGGAGCAGTACGTTCACCCGCCTGCTCCGGCACGGCTTCACCGACCCGTCCGCCGCCGAGGATCTGCTCGCCGTCCCCGAGATGGCCGCCGTACGCGGCGACTCCGTCCTCCTCGACGCGCTCGGCTCCACCGCCGACCCCGATCTGGCGCTGCGCGGCCTCGTCCGGCTGGCCGAGGCGCACGACAGCGACGACCGGCAGGTCCTGCTGGACACCCTGATCGCCGCGAAGCCGCTGCGGGACAGGCTGCTGGGCGTCCTCGGGGCGTCCGAGGCGCTCGGTGACCATCTGGCCAGGCACCCCGCCGACTGGCGGGTCCTCGTCACGTACGAGTCGACCGATCTGCACCCCGGCGTCGCCGAGTTCGAGACCGGGCTGGCCGACGCCAACGACGTCGACTCGCTGCGCGTCGCCTACCGCCGCTGTCTGCTCGCCCTCGCCGCCCGCGACGTCTGCGGCACGACCGACGTCGCGCAGACCGCCGCCGAACTCGCCGACCTCGCGACCGCCACGCTCCGCGCCGCGCTCGCCATCGCCCGCACCTCCGCCCCCGAGGACGCGGCCCAGTGCCGCCTCGCGGTCGTGGCGCTCGGCAAGTGCGGCGGCCAGGAGCTGAACTACGTCTCCGACGTCGACGTCATCTTCGTCGGCGAGCCCGCCCACACCCTGGTGGCCGACCATCTGGCGGGCGAGGACACCGGTGACACGTCGAAGACCGAGGCCAAGGCCATCCAGGCGGCCACCCGGCTCGCCGCCCACATGATGCGGATCTGCTCCGAGACGACCGCCGAGGGCACCATCTGGCCCGTCGACGCGAATCTGCGCCCCGAGGGCCGCAACGGCCCGCTCGTACGCACCCTCTCCAGCCATCTCGCCTACTACCAGCGCTGGGCCAAGACCTGGGAGTTCCAGGCGCTGCTCAAGGCCCGCGCCGTGGCCGGCGATCTCGCCCTCGGCAGGGACTACGTGGACGCCGTCTCGCCCATGGTCTGGCAGGCCGCCGACCGGGAGAACTTCGTCCCCGACGTACAGAAGATGCGCCGCCGGGTCGTCGACAACATCCCCGTGGGCCAGGTCGACCGTGAGCTGAAGCTCGGCCCCGGGGGGCTGCGGGACGTCGAATTCGCCGTCCAGCTCCTCCAGTTGGTGCACGGCCGCAGCGACGCCTCGCTGCGCAGCGGCAGCACGCTCGTCGCCCTGCGGGCCCTCGCAGCCGGTGGCTACGTCGGCAGGACCGACGCGGCGCAGCTCGACGAGGCGTACCGCTTCCTGCGCTCCATGGAGCACCACATCCAGCTGTTCCGGCTGCGCCGTACACATCTGGTGCCCGACGACGAGGCCGATCTGCGCCGGCTGGGCCGCACCCTCGGGCTGCGGACCGAACCGGTCGGCGAGCTCAACAGGGCCTGGAAACGGCACGCTTCGATGGTGCGGCGGCTGCACGAGAAGCTCTTCTACCGGCCGCTGCTCGACGCCGTGGCCCAGCTCGCCCCCGGCGAGATCAGGCTCAGTACGAAGGCGGCCGGCCAGCGCCTGGGAGCCCTCGGCTACGCGGACCCGGTGTCCGCGCTGCGGCATCTGGAGGCGCTGTCGTCCGGCGTGAGCCGTAAGGCCGCCATCCAACGGACCCTGCTGCCCGTGCTGTTGGGCTGGTTCGCGGACTCCGCCGACCCGGACGCCGGACTGCTCGGCTTCCGCAAGGTCTCCGACGCGCTCGGCAAGACCCCCTGGTATCTGCGGCTCCTGCGTGACGAGGGAGCCGCCGCCGAGAACCTCGCCCGGGTGCTGTCCGCCGGACGCCTCGCCCCCGACCTGCTGCTGCGCGCCCCGGAGGCGGTCGCCATCCTCGGCGACCCGAACGGACTCAGGCCCCGCGGCCGGGACCATCTGGAGCAGGAGATCCTGGCCGCCGTCGGCCGCGCCGAGACCGCCGAGATCGCCGTCGCCGTCACCCGCGGGGTCCGCCGCCGCGAGCTGTTCCGGACCGCCGCCGCCGACATCATCGGCTCCTACGGCACCGAGGAGAGCCCCGCGGAGGAGGACCCCGGCGCGCTCGTCGACCGGGTCGGCAACGCCGTCACCGACCTCAACTCCGCCACCCTGTCGGGGGCGTTGCGCGCCGCCGTGCGCCAGACATGGGGCGACACCCTGCCCGCCAGGTTCGCGGTCATCGGCATGGGCCGCTTCGGCGGCCACGAGCAGGGCTACGGCTCCGACGCCGACGTCCTGTTCGTGTACGAGCCGCGCGAGGGCGTCAGCCACCACGAGGCGTCACGCGCCGCCGGTACCGTCATCTCCGAGATGCGCAGGCTTCTCCAGCTGCCCGCGTCCGACCCGCCGTTGATGATCGACGCCGATCTGCGCCCGGAGGGCAAGAGCGGCCCGCTGGCGCGCACCCTCGCCTCCTACGCCGCCTACTACCGCCGCTGGTCGCTGGGCTGGGAGAGCCAGGCGCTGCTGCGCGCCGAGCCGATGGCGGGGGACGCGGAACTGGGCCGCGAGTTCATCGAGCTCATCGACCCGCTGCGCTATCCCGCCAACGGTCTGAGCGAGGCCGCCGTACGCGAGATCCGCCGGCTCAAGGCGCGGATGGAGTCGGAGCGGCTGCCGCGCGGCGCCGACCCCAACCTGCACACCAAGCTGGGCCGGGGCGGTCTTTCGGACGTCGAGTGGACGGTGCAGCTGATCCAGATGCGGCACGCCCGGGAGGTGCCCGGCCTGCGTACGACCCGTACGCGCGAGGCGCTGGCCGCCGCGCGGAGCGCGGGCCTGATCTCCGAGGAGCACGCCCAGGTCCTCGACGAGGCCTGGGTGCTGGCGACCCGGGTGCGCAACGGTGTGATGCTCGTACGGGGCAGGGCGGGCGACACCTTCCCGTCGGCTGGCCGTGAACTGGCCGCCATGGGGCGGTACTTGGGCTACGGCCCCGGGTCGATGGCGCCCGGCCCCTCCCCGTACAACGGGCACACCGGCGACATGATCGACGATTATCTGCGGACCACCCGCCGGGCTCGCGCGGTGATGGACGAGCTGTTCTACGGAGCGGTCTGA
- a CDS encoding pyridoxamine 5'-phosphate oxidase family protein: MAHKEPASTHLDHRYSHPTAVVEDWADAVARLTEAEIFWLSTVRPDGRPHVTPLLTVWSRDALYFSSGDRERKVMNLQQNREVVLTTGTNTLNEGHDLVVEGEAVPETDDARLRELAALWERKYGSVWHFDVKDGAFVGAGGPALVFGVTPRTAFGFAKSPYSQTRWQFT; the protein is encoded by the coding sequence ATGGCGCACAAGGAACCGGCCAGCACACACCTGGACCACCGCTACAGCCACCCGACGGCCGTCGTGGAGGACTGGGCCGACGCGGTGGCCCGGCTGACGGAGGCCGAGATCTTCTGGCTCTCGACCGTACGCCCCGACGGCCGCCCGCATGTCACCCCGCTGCTGACGGTCTGGTCACGGGACGCGCTGTACTTCAGCTCGGGAGACCGGGAGCGGAAGGTCATGAACCTCCAGCAGAACCGCGAGGTCGTCCTCACCACCGGCACGAACACGCTCAACGAGGGCCACGACCTGGTGGTCGAGGGCGAGGCGGTCCCGGAGACGGACGACGCGCGGCTGCGCGAACTGGCGGCGCTGTGGGAGCGGAAGTACGGCTCGGTCTGGCACTTCGACGTGAAGGACGGCGCGTTCGTGGGCGCGGGCGGCCCGGCCCTGGTGTTCGGAGTCACCCCCCGCACGGCCTTCGGCTTCGCCAAGTCCCCGTACAGCCAGACCCGCTGGCAGTTCACCTGA
- the glnA gene encoding type I glutamate--ammonia ligase, with protein MDKQQEFVLRTLEERDIRFVRLWFTDVLGFLKSVAVAPAELEQAFDEGIGFDGSAIEGFARVYESDMIAKPDPGTFQILPWRAEAPGTARMFCDILMPDGSPSFADPRYVLKRILAKTSDLGFTFYTHPEIEFFLLKDKPVDGTRPTPADSSGYFDHTPQNVGMDFRRQAITMLESMGISVEFSHHEGAPGQQEIDLRYADALSTADNVMTFRLVMKQVALEQGVQASFMPKPFSEYPGSGMHTHLSLFEGDRNAFYESGAEYQLSKVGRSFIAGLLKHAAEISAVTNQWVNSYKRIWGGSTRTAGSGGEAPSYICWGHNNRSALIRVPMYKPGKTGSARVEVRSIDSGANPYLTYAVLLAAGLKGIEEGYELPAGADDDVWALSDSERRAMGIEPLPQNLGEAISLMERSELVAETLGEHVFDFFLRNKKREWEEYRSEVTAFELKNLLPVL; from the coding sequence ATGGACAAGCAGCAGGAATTCGTCCTCCGGACCCTCGAGGAACGGGACATCCGCTTCGTACGCCTGTGGTTCACCGATGTGCTCGGCTTCCTCAAGTCGGTCGCCGTCGCCCCCGCCGAGTTGGAGCAGGCCTTTGACGAAGGCATCGGCTTCGACGGCTCGGCGATCGAGGGCTTCGCGCGGGTGTACGAGTCGGACATGATCGCCAAGCCCGATCCCGGCACCTTCCAGATCCTGCCGTGGCGCGCGGAGGCCCCGGGCACCGCGCGGATGTTCTGCGACATCCTGATGCCCGACGGCTCACCGTCGTTCGCGGATCCCCGCTACGTCCTGAAGAGGATCCTCGCCAAGACCTCGGACCTCGGCTTCACCTTCTACACCCACCCCGAGATCGAGTTCTTCCTCCTCAAGGACAAGCCGGTCGACGGCACCCGCCCGACCCCCGCCGACAGCTCCGGCTACTTCGACCACACCCCGCAGAACGTGGGCATGGACTTCCGCCGCCAGGCGATCACCATGCTCGAATCCATGGGCATCTCCGTGGAGTTCAGCCACCACGAGGGCGCTCCCGGCCAGCAGGAGATCGACCTGCGGTACGCCGACGCGCTCTCCACCGCCGACAACGTCATGACCTTCCGCCTGGTCATGAAGCAGGTCGCGCTGGAGCAGGGCGTCCAGGCGTCCTTCATGCCGAAGCCGTTCAGCGAGTACCCGGGCTCCGGCATGCACACCCACCTCTCCCTCTTCGAGGGAGACCGCAACGCGTTCTACGAGTCCGGCGCTGAGTACCAGCTCTCCAAGGTCGGCCGGTCCTTCATCGCCGGACTGCTCAAGCACGCCGCCGAGATCTCGGCCGTCACCAACCAGTGGGTCAACTCCTACAAGCGCATCTGGGGCGGCTCCACCCGCACGGCGGGCTCGGGCGGCGAGGCCCCCTCCTACATCTGCTGGGGCCACAACAACCGCTCCGCCCTGATCCGCGTCCCGATGTACAAGCCCGGCAAGACCGGCTCCGCGCGCGTGGAGGTCCGCTCCATCGACTCCGGCGCGAACCCCTACCTGACGTACGCGGTCCTCCTCGCCGCCGGCCTCAAGGGCATCGAGGAGGGCTACGAACTCCCGGCGGGCGCGGACGACGACGTATGGGCGCTGTCCGACTCGGAGCGCCGCGCGATGGGCATCGAGCCGCTGCCGCAGAACCTGGGCGAGGCGATCTCGCTGATGGAGCGGAGCGAACTGGTCGCGGAGACGCTGGGCGAGCACGTCTTCGACTTCTTCCTGCGCAACAAGAAGCGCGAGTGGGAGGAGTACCGCTCCGAGGTCACCGCCTTCGAGCTGAAGAACCTGCTGCCGGTGCTGTAG
- a CDS encoding phosphatase PAP2 family protein codes for MGETTVKIPEGTTAPPTPPAGATADASGPGSRSGRLRRMRSPRHPRLWFEILLIAVSYWTYSLVRNAAPEQKAQALHNADWIWDVERSMGLAFEESVNHAVNSVTWLVVAMNYYYATLHFIVTIAVLVWLYRSHPGRYAASRLVLFATTGAALVGYYLYPLAPPRLMNGQNFIDTVQVHETWGSMASGNFKNVSNQFAAMPSMHIGWSLWCGLTIFALARTPWVKILGLLYPTATLIVIVATANHFWLDAVGGMICLAFGFGVSYVWFRALPHQLPRLIEDDVRPERRRWLRRPGAGPRTQPGTGSAQEPAGQAATTAQPAPPAQIPRTGQAARTPPSPRRAPSSPHGPPPQGGPSAPTTQTTQTAP; via the coding sequence ATGGGTGAAACGACCGTGAAGATTCCGGAAGGCACGACGGCCCCGCCGACACCCCCCGCGGGTGCGACGGCCGACGCGTCCGGCCCGGGGTCCCGGTCGGGCCGGCTGCGCCGGATGAGGTCGCCCCGGCACCCTCGCCTCTGGTTCGAAATCCTGCTGATCGCGGTGAGTTACTGGACGTACTCACTGGTCCGTAACGCGGCGCCCGAGCAGAAGGCCCAGGCCCTGCACAACGCGGACTGGATCTGGGACGTAGAGCGTTCAATGGGTCTCGCCTTCGAGGAGAGCGTCAACCATGCCGTGAATTCGGTGACATGGCTTGTCGTCGCGATGAACTACTACTACGCGACGCTCCATTTCATCGTCACGATCGCCGTGCTGGTCTGGCTCTACCGCAGTCATCCGGGCCGTTACGCGGCCAGTCGGCTCGTCCTCTTCGCGACTACAGGCGCGGCCCTGGTCGGTTACTATCTGTATCCGCTCGCGCCGCCCCGGTTGATGAACGGGCAGAATTTCATCGACACGGTGCAGGTCCACGAGACCTGGGGCTCGATGGCCTCGGGCAACTTCAAGAACGTGTCCAACCAGTTCGCGGCGATGCCGTCGATGCACATCGGCTGGTCGCTCTGGTGCGGGCTGACCATTTTCGCCCTGGCCAGGACGCCATGGGTGAAGATCCTCGGACTGCTCTACCCGACGGCGACGCTGATCGTGATCGTCGCCACCGCGAACCACTTCTGGCTGGACGCGGTGGGCGGCATGATCTGCCTGGCGTTCGGCTTCGGCGTCAGTTACGTCTGGTTCCGGGCGCTCCCTCACCAGCTGCCGCGGCTGATCGAGGACGACGTGCGTCCGGAACGGCGGCGGTGGCTCCGACGACCGGGTGCCGGCCCGCGGACTCAGCCGGGCACGGGGTCCGCGCAGGAGCCCGCCGGGCAGGCGGCCACCACGGCGCAGCCCGCCCCGCCCGCCCAGATCCCCAGGACCGGACAGGCCGCCAGGACCCCGCCGTCCCCGCGGCGCGCGCCGTCCAGCCCGCACGGCCCTCCGCCACAGGGCGGGCCCTCCGCACCGACCACACAGACGACTCAGACCGCTCCGTAG